A stretch of the Clarias gariepinus isolate MV-2021 ecotype Netherlands chromosome 26, CGAR_prim_01v2, whole genome shotgun sequence genome encodes the following:
- the efhb gene encoding EF-hand domain-containing family member B: protein MPVFERTTRAWRRRDTFPNIKAAGKVLPQGDKAGACLQEVTPAPETPPVVRKFLRSSYPEPGSIRVFFGKANDPDVAGTLVHGITTRTSIDAGSVINPPPKTRYQEKLRELNEAIYGSRQKAPFGRSQVMGPGLPNGLDPEKTTFGVKVLHSLNAGDIINPPKTAEQVEQEAQRRHEQYIRSHSSYFVGERVNRKYDSRSYRKDSTFGVATPHRSDGHNARKSLQWLGDTQANYSAKFVSKRCDDFRERTQSQIGKVHDPIADTLRVPADHTFGVLLHRDDFGAADILHATPPSEQRKGQDRCQAKVNVIRQHLKKANFHNFPSLLQAFRHYDKKRQGSIDKEDLRDVCREFNLDLSTDILDDLMDYCDTDKDGLINFLEFANFLNWKDKMPISRAEQRILTREQKPSTAPAVSVRAEVQEADTEVPAESETLVKNEDLEPIRVGSTLKTPKTLCRTRAEPGRFITSSSVNCSVVGERGANDYRIYGVPSVRTDLAAPRIKRISDRTNYGEEGTAYELLCPTLYSLFGVHERHFFCPRTKDEMKQIFRNAGPRIPDQTFEEAWSSASRSHPTGEVCVESFRKVLSDLQAN from the exons ATGCCGGTCTTCGAGAGGACAACGAGGGCCTGGAGACGAAGGGACACTTTCCCAAATATTAAAGCG GCAGGGAAAGTTCTACCACAAGGAGACAAGGCAGGGGCATGTCTGCAGGAAGTAACACCAGCG CCTGAGACGCCCCCTGTGGTTAGGAAGTTCCTCAGGAGTTCGTATCCTGAGCCGGGGAGCATCCGTGTGTTCTTCGGGAAAGCAAACGACCCTGATGTTGCCGGCACTCTGGTGCATGGAATAACCACTAGGACGTCTATCGAT gcTGGATCTGTGATCAATCCGCCACCTAAGACCCGCTACCAAGAGAAGCTGCGAGAGCTTAATGAGGCCATTTATGGCAGCAGACAGAAAGCTCCATTTGGAAGGTCTCAAGTTATGGGTCCTGGACTTCCAAATGGTCTTGATCCTGAAAAAACAACTTTTGGTGTTAAAGTACTTCATT CTTTAAATGCTGGCGATATCATCAATCCACCAAAAACTGCAGAGCAGGTGgaacaagaagcgcagcgcagACATGAGCAATACATCCGTTCACACAGTTCCTACTTTGTTG GTGAGCGTGTGAACAGAAAGTACGACTCGAGGAGCTACAGAAAGGACAGCACGTTTGGTGTGGCCACTCCACATCGCAGTGACGGACACAATGCCAGAAAGTCTCTCCAATGGCTCGGCGATACACAAGC GAACTACAGTGCAAAATTTGTCTCGAAGCGATGTGACGACTTCAGAGAGAGGACGCAGTCGCAAATCGGCAAAGTCCATGACCC AATCGCAGACACCTTGAGGGTTCCGGCTGATCACACATTCGGAGTGTTGCTCCATCGTGATGACTTTG GTGCAGCAGACATCCTGCATGCCACACCACCTTCAGAACAAAGGAAAGGACAGGACAGATGTCAAGCTAAGGTCAACGTCATACGACAGCACCTGAAGAAGGCCAACTTCCACAACTTCCCCTCTTTGCTGCAAGCATTCAGACACTACGATAAG AAACGCCAGGGAAGTATCGATAAAGAAGACCTGCGGGATGTGTGCCGCGAGTTTAACCTCGACCTTAGCACAGACATTCTGGATGACCTCATGGACTACTGCGACACTGATAAAGACGGGTTAATCAACTTTCTGGAATTTGCAAATTTCCTTAATTGGAAGGATAAAATGCCAATCAGTCGAGCAGAGCAAAGAATTTTAACAAGAG AGCAGAAACCCAGCACGGCCCCGGCTGTCAGCGTGAGAGCTGAGGTGCAAGAAGCAGACACAGAGGTGCCAGCTGAAAGTGAAACTCTGGTCAAGAATGAAGACCTGGAACCTATAAGGGTGGGGAGCACACTGAAAACCCCGAAAACGCTGTGCAGAACCCGGGCAGAACCAGGGCGCTTCATCACCTCTTCGTCTGTCAACTGCAGTGTCGTGGGTGAGCGTGGTGCTAATG ATTATCGGATATATGGCGTTCCGTCAGTGCGTACAGATTTAGCTGCCCCGCGTATCAAACGCATCAGTGACCGAACAAACTATGGTGAAGAGGGCACAGCGTATGAACTGCTGTGTCCCACGCTGTACTCGCTGTTCGGGGTGCACGAGAGACATTTCTTCTGCCCTCGCACCAAGGACGAG ATGAAGCAGATTTTCCGGAACGCCGGCCCACGTATTCCCGATCAGACGTTTGAAGAGGCTTGGAGCTCGGCTTCCCGGAGTCACCCAACCGGGGAAGTGTGTGTGGAGAGTTTTCGGAAAGTCCTCAGTGACCTTCAGGCAAATTAG